One segment of Brassica napus cultivar Da-Ae chromosome C3, Da-Ae, whole genome shotgun sequence DNA contains the following:
- the LOC125582994 gene encoding uncharacterized protein LOC125582994 — translation MVEVKILKGDEPMAEKPVAKRANQKLKEVKLEDTTEVEQSPYDKLPFPQRVLTKAQKKVISKVRKDLSDIGIKLPAISGMREAHVQMMLIKDIVDHQAEVAELLNISTLKLDPPVIPKSLPKLESQGKFTLSCSLGKLTFDDALSLEIEHMEPDTSSLTFGDSSSTTPIGLIKDFPLKMGSCTIPIDLTVLKMATEKRVPLILGTPFLTTVGACIDFANKKVTLLNVNKAVSYPIQSPLDVEYCGTITCGDPYIEKDPPSPLST, via the exons ATGGTTGAAGTAAAGATTTTGAAGGGAGATGAACCCATGGCTGAGAAACCAGTTGCGAAGAGAGCTAACCAGAAGCTGAAAGAGGTCAAGCTAGAGGACACCACTGAGGTTGAGCAGTCACCCTATGACAAGCTCCCATTTCCACAAAGGgttctcaccaaagctcagaaGAAGGTGATTTCCAAAGTCAGAAAAGACCTAAGTGATATTGGAATTAAGCTTCCAGCGATTTCGGGTATGCGTGAAGCTCATGTCCAAATGATGCTCATCAAGGACATTGTAGACCACCAAGCAGAAGTAGCAGAGCTTCTCAACATCTCAACTTTGAAACTTGATCCACCAGTCATACCAAAGTCTCTCCCTAAACTAGAATCCCAAGGGAAgttcaccttgtcttgctctcttggTAAGCTCAcctttgatgatgctctt agtcttGAGATTGAACACATGGAGCCAGATACTTCCTCTCTCACGTTTggggattcttcttctactactcctattggtctcatcaaggaTTTCCCTTTGAAGATGGGATCTTGCACCATCCCTATAGACCTCACTGTCTtgaagatggcaactgagaagagagtTCCATTGATCCTGGGCACACCATTCCTTACTACTGTGGGTGCTTGCATCGATTTcgccaacaagaaggtcacactcctcAATGTCAACAAAGCTGTCTCTTACCCAATTCAATCTCCACTGGATGTTGAGTATTGTGGAACCATCACTTGTGGAGACCCCTACATTGAGAAGGATCCTCCTTCTCCACTTTCCACTTGA